In Pantoea agglomerans, the genomic stretch TTCGCTCTCGTCGAACTGTCGGTGTTCGCGCTGCTGCACCACCAGCACGCCCAGCAGCTGGCGACGGCTGATGATCGGCACGCCGAGAAATGAGCGATAGCGCTCTTCTTTCACGGCAGGAATATATTTAAAGCTGGGGTGGCTTTGCGCATCCGCAAGGTTGATGGGTTCGGCGAGACGCCCCACCAGGCCGACGATCCCTTCATCGAACGCCAGCGTGACGGTGCGCCCGCGCGGCTTTTTCAGGCCGCGCGTGGCCATAAGGTAATAGCAATGGTGATCGTGATCCGCGAGATAAACGGAGCAGACCTCCGTATCCATCGCCAGGCAAATCTCATTGACCAGGATGTCGAGCGCGTCGTTAAGCCGCGGCGCGCCCGCCACCTTTTCTACTATTTCGCGCAACTGAGTGAGCATAAGGGCGTGGCCTATCCTCTTTTCCGTCGATGGGCTGGCGCGCTGCGCTGCTGCCCCGCACTCTCCTGCATCGACATTACCACGCCAGCGAATTCCTTCATTACGCGACGGTAGACGTCACGTTTAAAGGAGACAACCTGACGCACCGGATACCAGAAGCTTACCCAGCGCCAGCCGTCGAACTCCGGCGTGCTGCTGTGTTGCACATTGATATCCGCGTCACTGCTCATCAACTGCAGAAGAAACCACTTTTGTTTCTGGCCGATACACACCGGCTTCGTGTCCCAACGCACCAAACGTTTTGGCAATTTGTAGCGCAACCAGTTACGGGTAGATGCAAGTATTCGAACATCTTTACGGTGTAAACCCACTTCTTCGAACAGTTCGCGATACATCGCCTGTTCGGCGGTTTCACCGGGATTGATGCCTCCCTGAGGAAACTGCCAGGAGTGCTGTCCGAAGCGCCTGGCCCACAACACTTGTCCTTGCCTGTTACAGATTACGATACCAACATTCGGGCGGTAGCCATCATCATCGATCACTGGACTACCTCAAAGCTAAATTTGAATAGCCTGATTGTTTCACACTCCTTACAGGCGGTAAACCACTGGATTAACGGGAAGAACGCGGTGCTCAACCTGGATAACTCACAGTATTGGCCCGAGTTATAAACAATTAAGGCGGCAAAGCGCCGATCTTATTCACGTTTTCTGTGGATAGCTTTGTGCAGAACACGGGAATTAGCTGAATAAACTTTTATGGCCCTGAACCACCCCACAAATGAACAACCTGCTTTTAACCATTTAAAACATGAACTTAAATCACTCTTATTCAGAATTAAAATAGCTGATTTTGCGGTGAACGACGCGAAAGCGTTTTAGCTGGTTAAAGATCAAGCGACGCCGTTTTTATCCACAGACAATGCAGTAAACTTGCTCATCAGCGGATAAAAAAGCGGCTTTTCCGCCGAAGTCAAGGCTGTAAATGGAACCAGTAATGGGGATGAGGTGGGGTTATCCCACCGATCTGTGGATAACTCAGGCGAAGATCCTGTTCATTAATGCCCTCAGTCCGGGATAACCTTGTGCCGTAATGGAAAGTCAGCACCGGGGGCGATTAAAAAAGCGCGGCGAATCATGCTATTATCAACGCTCTTTATCCTGACGCCGCTGTGGGAAAAGTTGCCGGGAAAAAAATTGTCTATTTTTTGACCAGTTGAGTATTCGCTATGTTCCAGCTCCCTGATCCGCCCGAAAATGAATCTGTTCTCCTGGCTCGCGCCCATGCGCTGGCGGGCCAGACGCTGGCAGCCCTGGCCTCGCAGGCCGCCTTGCCGATGCCGGCCGATCTGAAACGCGATAAAGGCTGGGTCGGCATGCTGCTGGAGCGCTATCTGGGCGCCAGCGCAGGCAGCAAGGCGGAGCAGGATTTCGCCCATCTCGGTATTGAACTCAAAACCATCCCCATTGACGCCCAGGGCAAACCGCTGGAAACCACCTTTGTCTGCGTGGCGCCGCTCACCGGAAACAGCGGCGTAACCTGGGAGACGAGCCATGTGCGCCACAAGCTGGCGCACGTGCTCTGGATCCCGGTGGAGGGCGATCGCGCGATCCCGCTCGCACAGCGCCGCGTCGGCGCGCCGCTGCTGTGGAGTCCGAACGAAGAGGAGGATCGCAGGCTGCGCCACGACTGGGAGGAGCTGATGGATATGATCGTGCTGGGCCAGGTCGAACGCATCACCGCGCGCCACGGTGCCTGGCTGCAGATCCGGCCGAAAGCCGCCAACAGCCGGGCGCTGACCGAGGGCATCGGCGAACACGGCGAGCCGATTATGACGCTGCCGCGCGGTTTCTACCTGAAAAAGAGCTTCACCGCCCCGCTGCTGGCGCGTCATTTTTTACTGTAAGTTCATTGATGCGGATGCGTATAATCGCCGTTTAATTTTCGTTTAAGATTGAGTGTGCGCAT encodes the following:
- the rppH gene encoding RNA pyrophosphohydrolase encodes the protein MIDDDGYRPNVGIVICNRQGQVLWARRFGQHSWQFPQGGINPGETAEQAMYRELFEEVGLHRKDVRILASTRNWLRYKLPKRLVRWDTKPVCIGQKQKWFLLQLMSSDADINVQHSSTPEFDGWRWVSFWYPVRQVVSFKRDVYRRVMKEFAGVVMSMQESAGQQRSAPAHRRKRG
- the mutH gene encoding DNA mismatch repair endonuclease MutH, producing the protein MFQLPDPPENESVLLARAHALAGQTLAALASQAALPMPADLKRDKGWVGMLLERYLGASAGSKAEQDFAHLGIELKTIPIDAQGKPLETTFVCVAPLTGNSGVTWETSHVRHKLAHVLWIPVEGDRAIPLAQRRVGAPLLWSPNEEEDRRLRHDWEELMDMIVLGQVERITARHGAWLQIRPKAANSRALTEGIGEHGEPIMTLPRGFYLKKSFTAPLLARHFLL